Proteins co-encoded in one Burkholderia ambifaria AMMD genomic window:
- a CDS encoding flavin reductase family protein, with protein MTDSTHHYYEPSQGHGLPHDPLNAIVGPRPIGWISSRGSDGTINLAPYSFFNAFNYRPPIIGFSSTAAKDSLRNVQETGEFVWNLATRDLADRMNQTCAAVPYGVDEFELGGLTAIPSRLVNVPRVAESGVNFECKVTDVIPLRDHHGVDTPATLVLGEVIAVHIRHDLLKDGIFDTFGAGIILRAGGPSAYVHVKPDSRFDIARPDA; from the coding sequence ATGACCGACTCGACCCATCACTATTACGAACCCTCGCAAGGCCACGGCCTGCCGCACGATCCGCTGAACGCGATCGTGGGCCCGCGCCCGATCGGCTGGATCTCTTCCCGCGGCAGCGACGGCACGATCAACCTCGCGCCGTACAGCTTCTTCAACGCATTCAACTATCGTCCGCCGATCATCGGCTTTTCGAGCACGGCCGCGAAGGACAGCCTGCGCAACGTGCAGGAGACCGGCGAGTTCGTCTGGAACCTCGCGACGCGCGATCTCGCCGACCGGATGAACCAGACCTGCGCGGCGGTGCCGTACGGCGTCGACGAATTCGAACTCGGCGGCCTGACCGCGATCCCGTCGCGCCTCGTCAATGTGCCGCGCGTCGCGGAAAGCGGCGTCAACTTCGAATGCAAGGTGACCGACGTGATCCCGCTGCGCGATCACCATGGCGTCGACACGCCGGCCACGCTGGTACTCGGCGAAGTCATCGCCGTGCATATTCGCCACGACCTGCTTAAGGACGGCATCTTCGACACGTTCGGCGCGGGCATCATTCTTCGCGCGGGCGGCCCGTCGGCCTACGTGCACGTCAAGCCCGACAGCCGCTTCGACATCGCGCGCCCCGACGCGTAA
- a CDS encoding alpha-ketoacid dehydrogenase subunit beta, whose protein sequence is MAQQETTTASAQPMTMIQALRSAMDVMLERDGDVVVFGQDVGYFGGVFRCTEGLQAKYGKSRVFDAPISEGGIVGAAVGMGAYGLRPVCEIQFADYFYPASDQIVSEGARLRYRSAGQFTAPMTIRMPCGGGIYGGQTHSQSPEAMFTQVCGLRTVMPSNPYDAKGLLIASIENDDPVIFLEPKRLYNGPFDGHHERPVTSWLKHPGSVVPDGYYTVPLDTAAVVRPGNDLTVLTYGTTVHVSLAAAEETGIDAEVIDLRTLWPVDLDTIVASVRKTGRCVVVHEATRTCGYGAELVSLVQEHCFYHLEAPVERTTGWDTPYPHAQEWAYFPGPARVGEALRRVMEA, encoded by the coding sequence ATGGCGCAACAGGAAACGACGACGGCATCGGCGCAGCCGATGACGATGATCCAGGCGCTGCGCTCCGCGATGGACGTGATGCTCGAGCGCGACGGCGACGTGGTCGTGTTCGGGCAGGACGTCGGCTACTTCGGCGGCGTGTTCCGCTGCACAGAAGGGCTGCAGGCCAAGTACGGCAAGTCGCGCGTGTTCGATGCGCCGATCTCGGAAGGCGGGATCGTCGGCGCGGCGGTCGGGATGGGCGCGTATGGATTGCGGCCGGTCTGCGAGATCCAGTTCGCGGACTACTTCTACCCGGCGTCCGATCAGATCGTGTCGGAAGGCGCACGGCTGCGCTATCGCTCCGCGGGCCAGTTCACCGCGCCGATGACGATCCGGATGCCGTGCGGCGGCGGCATCTACGGCGGCCAGACGCACAGCCAGAGCCCGGAGGCGATGTTCACGCAGGTCTGCGGGTTGCGCACGGTGATGCCGTCGAATCCGTACGACGCGAAAGGGCTGCTGATCGCGTCGATCGAGAACGACGATCCGGTGATCTTCCTCGAGCCGAAACGGCTGTACAACGGGCCGTTCGACGGCCATCACGAGCGTCCGGTCACGTCGTGGCTCAAGCATCCGGGCAGCGTGGTGCCGGACGGCTATTACACGGTGCCGCTCGATACGGCGGCCGTCGTGCGGCCCGGCAACGACCTGACGGTGCTGACGTACGGCACGACCGTCCACGTGTCGCTCGCCGCGGCCGAGGAGACCGGCATCGACGCGGAAGTGATCGACCTGCGCACGCTGTGGCCGGTCGACCTCGACACGATCGTCGCGTCGGTGCGCAAGACCGGCCGCTGCGTAGTGGTGCACGAAGCGACGCGCACCTGCGGCTACGGCGCGGAGCTGGTATCGCTCGTCCAGGAGCACTGCTTCTACCATCTGGAAGCGCCGGTCGAGCGGACGACGGGCTGGGACACGCCGTATCCGCACGCGCAGGAATGGGCGTATTTCCCCGGCCCGGCCCGGGTTGGCGAAGCATTGCGACGCGTGATGGAGGCCTGA
- a CDS encoding dihydrolipoamide acetyltransferase family protein — protein MGIHVIKMPDIGEGIAEVELVAWHVEVGQTIKEDQPLADVMTDKAAVEIPSPVAGKVLALGGRIGEMMAVGSELIRVEVEGNGNLKPGTKARDAEADATSRPAAVDTPAKSSKVTEAAEAHDASKAARHTAERAPAEPRRTEHAAAPRAALAPGERPLASPAVRQRAWDMGIELRYVRGTGEAGRILHADLDAYARTGGTAAGGAQARGYDERNDETEVPVIGLRRAIARKMQEAKRRIPHFSYVEEIDVTELESLRSELNRRHGDTRGRLTPLPLLIRAMVIALRDFPQINARYDDEAGVVTRYGAVHMGVATQTDSGLTVPVLRHAEARDVWSISAEIARLADAVRANRAQRDELSGSTITISSLGALGGIMSTPVINHPEVGIVGVNRIVERPMIRDGAIVARKLMNLSSSFDHRVVDGADAAEFIQAVRGLLERPALLFVE, from the coding sequence ATGGGGATTCATGTGATCAAGATGCCGGATATCGGCGAAGGGATCGCCGAGGTCGAGCTGGTGGCGTGGCACGTGGAAGTCGGCCAGACGATCAAGGAAGACCAGCCGCTCGCCGACGTGATGACCGACAAGGCGGCGGTGGAGATTCCGTCGCCGGTGGCGGGCAAAGTGCTGGCGCTCGGCGGCCGGATCGGCGAGATGATGGCGGTCGGCAGCGAGCTGATTCGTGTCGAGGTCGAAGGCAACGGCAACCTGAAGCCGGGCACGAAGGCACGCGATGCCGAAGCGGATGCGACGTCGCGTCCGGCGGCGGTCGACACGCCTGCAAAGTCGTCGAAAGTCACCGAAGCTGCCGAAGCGCACGACGCATCGAAGGCAGCGCGCCACACCGCTGAGCGTGCACCGGCCGAGCCGCGTCGCACGGAACACGCGGCGGCGCCGCGCGCGGCGCTCGCGCCGGGCGAACGGCCGCTCGCGTCGCCGGCGGTGCGCCAGCGCGCCTGGGACATGGGTATCGAGCTGCGCTATGTGCGCGGCACCGGCGAGGCCGGCCGGATCCTGCATGCGGACCTCGATGCGTACGCACGCACGGGCGGCACGGCGGCGGGTGGCGCGCAAGCGCGCGGCTACGACGAGCGCAACGATGAAACGGAGGTGCCGGTGATCGGCCTGCGGCGGGCGATCGCGCGCAAGATGCAGGAAGCGAAGCGCCGCATTCCGCACTTCAGCTACGTCGAGGAGATCGACGTCACCGAGCTCGAATCGCTGCGCAGCGAGCTGAACCGACGCCACGGCGACACGCGCGGCCGGCTCACGCCGCTGCCGCTGCTGATCCGCGCGATGGTGATCGCGCTGCGCGACTTCCCGCAGATCAACGCGCGCTACGACGACGAAGCCGGGGTCGTCACGCGCTACGGCGCGGTGCACATGGGCGTCGCGACGCAGACGGACAGCGGCCTCACGGTGCCGGTGCTGCGTCATGCGGAAGCGCGCGACGTGTGGTCGATCTCGGCGGAAATCGCGCGGCTCGCCGACGCCGTGCGCGCGAACCGCGCGCAACGCGACGAGCTGAGCGGCTCGACGATCACGATCTCGAGCCTCGGCGCGCTCGGCGGCATCATGTCGACGCCGGTCATCAACCATCCGGAGGTCGGCATCGTCGGCGTGAACCGCATCGTCGAGCGGCCGATGATCCGCGACGGCGCGATCGTCGCGCGCAAGCTGATGAACCTGTCGTCGTCGTTCGACCATCGCGTCGTCGACGGCGCGGACGCGGCCGAATTCATCCAGGCCGTGCGCGGGTTGCTCGAGCGCCCGGCGCTGCTGTTCGTGGAGTGA
- a CDS encoding LysR family transcriptional regulator — protein MRADLTPFLNDRLDWNLLRTYLVIMQERSVSRAAARLHVTQPAVSQALRRLEDTLERKLIERRGAHFAPTPAGEAVYRIASDIYGGVSRLETELDDSTADLTGSIRLLTVSRIESPVYDAFLADFHRAYPRIDLQIEVMRSSDILSSLLQKTATAGLGLCRTPHDKLEMRCFLRQRYAIYCGRHHRLFGQTQLRMEDLLAENFVSFTSDQIGDSLSPLTVFRDQKGFTGRIVASSPSLEEVRRLIFAGYGIGCLPEHIVRDDIAQQRLWRLPPDDGLVDVDVFLLWHRDRKMNAAEHAFLDAMERCMQQHSLAERLGM, from the coding sequence ATGCGCGCCGACCTCACGCCCTTCCTCAACGACCGCCTCGACTGGAACCTGCTGCGCACCTACCTGGTGATCATGCAGGAGCGCAGCGTGAGCCGGGCGGCCGCGCGCCTGCACGTGACGCAGCCGGCCGTGAGCCAGGCGCTGCGGCGGCTGGAAGACACGCTGGAGCGCAAGCTGATCGAGCGGCGCGGCGCGCACTTCGCGCCCACTCCAGCGGGCGAAGCCGTGTACCGGATCGCGAGCGACATCTACGGCGGCGTGTCGCGGCTCGAAACGGAGCTCGACGACAGCACGGCCGACCTCACCGGTTCGATCCGGCTGCTGACGGTGAGCCGCATCGAGTCGCCCGTCTACGACGCATTCCTCGCCGACTTCCATCGCGCGTATCCGCGCATCGATCTGCAGATCGAAGTGATGCGCTCGTCCGACATCCTGTCGTCGCTGCTGCAGAAGACGGCTACGGCCGGGCTCGGCCTGTGCCGCACGCCGCACGACAAGCTGGAGATGCGCTGCTTCCTGCGCCAGCGCTACGCGATCTACTGCGGCCGCCATCACCGGCTGTTCGGGCAGACACAGTTGCGGATGGAGGATCTGCTCGCGGAAAACTTCGTGTCGTTCACGAGCGATCAGATCGGCGACAGCCTGTCGCCGCTCACCGTGTTCCGCGACCAGAAGGGCTTCACCGGGCGCATCGTCGCGTCGTCGCCGAGTCTCGAGGAAGTGCGACGGCTGATCTTCGCCGGTTACGGAATCGGCTGCCTGCCCGAGCACATCGTGCGCGACGACATCGCGCAGCAACGGCTGTGGCGGCTGCCGCCCGACGACGGCCTCGTCGACGTCGACGTGTTCCTGCTGTGGCATCGCGACCGCAAGATGAACGCGGCCGAGCACGCGTTCCTCGACGCGATGGAGCGCTGCATGCAGCAGCACTCGCTCGCGGAACGGTTGGGGATGTAG
- a CDS encoding SOS response-associated peptidase family protein — translation MCTHYRAPDEDPGISELKLGIGDLFRRDPWEPDVYPDYVAPIARADGDGLAVVSAVFGFWPKFMQPVRVDENGRKRKKLDTVNARAETVGSSRLYGTAWRNGQRCLIPVRWIFEPCYETGRNVWHRIGVDGWQPCCVAGIWRSFVTADGRERIGMTMLTVNADDHPVFARMHRPGDEKRGVVILRRDDYDAWLHARDVEAVRRLLTLLPSDDLVAEPEPASPAGT, via the coding sequence GTGTGCACTCACTACCGCGCCCCCGATGAAGACCCGGGCATCAGCGAGCTGAAGCTCGGCATCGGCGACCTGTTTCGCCGCGATCCGTGGGAACCCGACGTGTATCCCGACTACGTGGCGCCCATCGCGCGTGCCGACGGCGACGGCCTCGCGGTCGTCAGCGCGGTGTTCGGCTTCTGGCCGAAGTTCATGCAGCCCGTGCGTGTCGACGAGAACGGCCGCAAGCGCAAGAAGCTCGATACGGTGAACGCGCGCGCGGAAACGGTCGGCTCGTCGCGGCTCTACGGCACCGCCTGGCGCAACGGCCAGCGTTGCCTGATTCCTGTGCGCTGGATTTTCGAGCCGTGTTACGAGACGGGCCGCAACGTGTGGCACCGGATCGGCGTCGACGGCTGGCAGCCGTGCTGCGTCGCCGGCATCTGGCGCAGCTTCGTCACCGCCGACGGCCGCGAGCGAATCGGCATGACGATGCTCACGGTCAACGCCGACGATCACCCCGTGTTCGCGCGCATGCATCGGCCCGGCGACGAGAAGCGGGGCGTCGTGATCCTGCGCCGCGACGACTACGACGCATGGCTGCACGCGCGCGACGTCGAAGCCGTGCGGCGCTTGCTGACGCTCCTTCCCTCCGACGACCTGGTGGCCGAGCCCGAGCCGGCGTCGCCCGCCGGCACCTGA
- the lpdA gene encoding dihydrolipoyl dehydrogenase gives MPNEHTTLLVIGGGPGGYVAAIRAGQLGIPTVLVERERLGGTCLNIGCIPSKALIHVADAFEQACAQAGEGMLGIRVRAPEIDIAKSVAWKDGIVERLTRGVGALLKKHGVRVLQGDARVVDGKTVDIVAGDHTTRIACEHLLLATGSEPVALPSMPFGGHVVSSTDALSPTSLPTRLVVVGAGYIGLELGTVYRKLGVDVSIVEAAERVLPAYDAELAKPVADSLAQLGVGLWLGHTVLGLASDGAVRVQAPDGAQKTLPADRVLVAVGRRPRVDGFGLEALPLDRNGRALRIDDACRTSMRNVWAIGDVAGEPMLAHRAMAQGEMVAELIAGRRRKFTPASIPAVCFTDPEVVTSGWSPDDAKAAGVDCISASFPFAANGRAMTLHATDGFVRVVARRDTHLIVGWQAVGRGVSELAAAFSQSLEMGARLEDIGGTIHAHPTLGEAVQEAALRALGHALHV, from the coding sequence ATGCCGAACGAACACACCACGCTGCTCGTGATCGGCGGCGGGCCGGGCGGTTACGTCGCCGCGATTCGCGCGGGGCAGCTCGGCATTCCGACGGTGCTCGTCGAGCGCGAGCGGCTCGGCGGCACGTGCCTGAACATCGGCTGCATTCCGTCGAAGGCGCTGATCCATGTCGCCGACGCGTTCGAGCAGGCGTGCGCGCAGGCCGGCGAAGGCATGCTCGGGATTCGCGTGCGCGCGCCGGAGATCGACATCGCGAAAAGCGTCGCATGGAAGGACGGGATCGTCGAGCGGCTCACGCGCGGCGTCGGCGCGCTGCTGAAGAAGCACGGCGTGCGCGTGCTGCAGGGCGACGCGCGCGTCGTCGACGGCAAGACGGTCGATATCGTCGCCGGTGATCACACGACGCGCATCGCATGCGAACACCTGTTGCTCGCGACCGGTTCGGAACCGGTCGCGCTGCCGTCGATGCCGTTCGGCGGGCACGTCGTATCGTCGACCGACGCACTGTCGCCCACGTCGTTGCCGACGCGGCTGGTCGTCGTCGGCGCCGGATACATCGGGCTCGAACTCGGGACCGTCTATCGCAAGCTCGGCGTCGACGTCAGCATCGTCGAAGCGGCGGAGCGCGTGCTGCCCGCATACGACGCGGAACTCGCGAAGCCGGTCGCCGATTCGCTCGCGCAGCTCGGCGTCGGCTTGTGGCTGGGTCACACGGTGCTTGGTCTCGCGAGCGACGGCGCGGTGCGCGTGCAGGCACCCGACGGCGCGCAGAAGACGCTGCCGGCCGATCGCGTGCTGGTCGCGGTCGGCCGCCGGCCGCGCGTCGACGGCTTCGGGCTCGAAGCGTTGCCGCTCGATCGCAACGGCCGTGCGCTGCGCATCGACGACGCATGCCGGACCTCGATGCGCAACGTGTGGGCGATCGGCGACGTCGCAGGCGAGCCGATGCTCGCGCATCGCGCGATGGCGCAGGGCGAGATGGTGGCCGAGCTGATCGCGGGGCGGCGCCGCAAGTTCACGCCCGCGTCGATCCCGGCCGTGTGCTTCACCGATCCCGAGGTCGTCACGTCCGGCTGGTCGCCCGACGACGCGAAGGCGGCCGGCGTCGACTGCATCAGCGCGTCGTTCCCGTTCGCGGCGAACGGGCGCGCGATGACGCTGCACGCGACCGACGGTTTCGTGCGCGTCGTCGCGCGGCGCGACACGCATCTGATCGTCGGCTGGCAGGCGGTCGGGCGCGGCGTGTCGGAACTGGCCGCGGCGTTCTCGCAGTCGCTCGAGATGGGCGCGCGGCTCGAGGACATCGGCGGCACGATCCACGCGCATCCGACGCTCGGCGAAGCGGTGCAGGAGGCGGCATTGCGCGCGCTGGGACACGCGTTGCACGTGTGA
- a CDS encoding purine-cytosine permease family protein: MSTNPSGKAGGLIEVRSIDFIPDAERHGGLLSQFTLWLSANMQITAIVTGALAVVLGGDVFWSLVALLLGQFVGGAVMALHGAQGPQLGLPQMISSRVQFGVYGAMIPIVLVCLMYIGFSASGSVLAGQAVAQLLHVDDAAGILLFAAVIVVLTVFGYRAIHFVGRIASVVGIVAFVYMFTQLFANHDVGALLANRHFSLASFLLSMSLSASWQIAFGPYVADYSRYLPRSTSSVATFLAVGLGSVIGAQAAMVFGVFAAALAGSQFAHHEVSYIVGLGSTGAVAALLYLSIAFGKVTVTALNAYGSFMSMATIVSGFRGKGAVSSKSRLVYIFGMICVSTLIALAGRHSFLKEFTAFILFLLAFFTPWSAINLVDYYCFTRSRYDVPALSDPDGRYGRWNVMAITIYVVGILVQVPFMSTHIYTGALVDALGGTDISWILGLIVPAVLYYVGARASRRSIPERLILPLERGEVHH; this comes from the coding sequence GTGTCAACGAATCCCAGTGGAAAAGCCGGCGGCCTGATCGAGGTACGCTCGATCGATTTCATTCCCGACGCCGAACGCCACGGCGGGCTGCTGAGCCAGTTCACGCTGTGGCTGTCGGCGAACATGCAGATCACGGCCATCGTCACGGGGGCGCTCGCGGTCGTGCTCGGCGGCGACGTGTTCTGGTCGCTGGTCGCGCTGCTGCTCGGCCAGTTCGTCGGCGGCGCGGTGATGGCGCTGCACGGCGCGCAGGGGCCGCAGCTCGGGTTGCCGCAGATGATCTCGAGCCGCGTGCAGTTCGGCGTCTACGGCGCGATGATCCCGATCGTGCTCGTGTGCCTGATGTACATCGGCTTTTCCGCCAGCGGCTCGGTGCTGGCCGGGCAGGCGGTCGCGCAACTGCTGCACGTCGACGACGCGGCCGGCATCCTGCTGTTCGCGGCCGTGATCGTCGTGCTGACGGTGTTCGGCTATCGCGCGATCCACTTCGTCGGCCGGATCGCGAGCGTGGTCGGCATCGTCGCGTTCGTCTACATGTTCACGCAGCTGTTCGCGAACCACGACGTCGGTGCGCTGCTCGCGAACCGGCACTTCTCGCTCGCGAGCTTCCTGCTGTCAATGTCGCTGTCCGCATCGTGGCAGATCGCGTTCGGCCCGTACGTCGCCGACTATTCGCGCTACCTGCCGCGCTCGACGTCGTCGGTCGCTACGTTCCTCGCGGTCGGCCTGGGCTCGGTGATCGGCGCGCAGGCCGCGATGGTGTTCGGCGTGTTCGCGGCCGCGCTGGCCGGCAGCCAGTTCGCGCACCACGAGGTGTCGTACATCGTCGGGCTCGGCTCGACGGGGGCCGTCGCCGCACTGCTGTACTTGAGCATCGCGTTCGGCAAGGTAACGGTGACCGCGCTCAACGCGTACGGCAGCTTCATGTCGATGGCGACGATCGTCAGTGGTTTCCGCGGCAAGGGCGCGGTGTCGTCGAAGAGCCGTCTCGTCTACATCTTCGGGATGATCTGCGTGTCGACGCTGATCGCGCTGGCCGGCCGTCATTCGTTCCTGAAGGAATTCACCGCGTTCATCCTGTTCCTGCTCGCGTTCTTCACGCCGTGGAGCGCGATCAACCTGGTCGACTACTACTGCTTCACGCGCTCGCGCTATGACGTACCGGCGCTGTCCGACCCGGATGGCCGCTACGGCCGCTGGAACGTGATGGCGATCACGATCTACGTGGTCGGCATCCTGGTGCAGGTGCCGTTCATGTCGACGCACATCTACACGGGCGCGCTCGTCGATGCGCTCGGCGGCACCGACATCTCGTGGATCCTCGGCCTCATCGTGCCGGCCGTGCTGTACTACGTCGGCGCGCGTGCGTCGCGACGCAGCATCCCCGAGCGGCTGATCCTGCCGCTCGAACGCGGCGAGGTTCACCACTGA
- a CDS encoding NAD(P)H-binding protein produces MKLLLVGATGLVGRRVLDIALADARVDQVVVLARRPLSPHPKMRALTVDFDHLPEAADWWQADAVICTLGTTMRVAGSQAAFRRVDHDYPLAVARLAHRSGTSTYVLNSALGADPASRIFYNRVKGEVERALAGIGFTSLTCVRPGLIGGSRDEFRFGERMMALALGAAGPLLPPKWRVNPAPRIARALLDAAIDARPGVHVIGSERLA; encoded by the coding sequence ATGAAATTGCTGCTCGTCGGCGCGACCGGACTCGTTGGGCGCCGCGTCCTCGACATCGCGCTGGCCGACGCGCGGGTGGACCAGGTCGTCGTGCTCGCGCGCCGGCCGTTGTCGCCGCATCCGAAGATGCGCGCATTGACGGTCGACTTCGATCACCTGCCCGAGGCGGCCGACTGGTGGCAGGCCGACGCGGTGATCTGCACGCTCGGCACCACGATGCGGGTCGCGGGCTCGCAGGCCGCATTCCGCCGCGTCGATCACGACTATCCGCTCGCGGTCGCGCGTCTCGCGCACCGGTCCGGCACGTCGACCTACGTGCTGAATTCCGCGCTCGGCGCGGACCCGGCGTCGCGCATCTTCTACAACCGCGTGAAGGGCGAAGTCGAGCGTGCGCTCGCTGGCATCGGGTTCACGTCGCTCACCTGCGTGCGGCCGGGCCTGATCGGCGGCAGCCGCGACGAGTTCCGGTTCGGCGAGCGGATGATGGCGCTGGCGCTCGGTGCCGCCGGGCCGCTGTTGCCGCCGAAGTGGCGCGTGAATCCCGCGCCGCGCATCGCCCGCGCGCTGCTCGATGCCGCGATCGATGCACGCCCGGGCGTGCATGTCATCGGATCGGAACGGCTCGCGTGA
- a CDS encoding MFS transporter encodes MTQSLPSARQPARAATAAFVGTMIEWYDFYIYATAAALVFGELYFPSHDRFVSTMASFATFAVGFFARPLGGIVFGHLGDRIGRKKALMTTLMMMGVATVCVGLLPDYSQVGMLAPVLLIVLRVVQGIAVGGEWGGAVLMAGEHAPQGRRTFFASFAQLGSPAGLILSLVAFRAVTSMDKADFLAWGWRLPFLASSVLLVVGILIRLGVNESPEFARVKEANRTVKLPVAEVLRSASGLVLLCIGANTIGIAGVYFTNTFMIAYTTQYVGVSRSLILDSLFAVAIIQFIAQPLAAWIAERIGGARFLKIAALLAMLSPYPMFMLVQGGTSGSLVAGIALAVVCMAGFYSVIAGFVSGVFPAHVRYSAISLAYQVCGAIAGGLTPLVGTWLAHRFAGQWWPLAVFYTCLAGISLLCIVALDARRAGRPAAAEALGSH; translated from the coding sequence ATGACCCAGTCCCTTCCTTCCGCCCGCCAGCCGGCACGTGCCGCGACGGCCGCGTTCGTCGGCACGATGATCGAGTGGTACGACTTCTACATCTACGCGACCGCCGCCGCGCTCGTGTTCGGCGAACTCTATTTCCCGTCGCATGACCGCTTCGTCAGCACGATGGCGTCGTTCGCGACGTTCGCGGTCGGCTTCTTCGCGCGCCCGCTCGGTGGCATCGTGTTCGGCCACCTCGGCGACCGCATCGGCCGCAAGAAGGCGCTGATGACGACGCTGATGATGATGGGCGTCGCGACCGTGTGCGTCGGGCTGCTGCCCGACTATTCGCAGGTCGGCATGCTCGCGCCGGTGCTGCTGATCGTGCTGCGCGTCGTGCAGGGGATCGCCGTCGGCGGCGAGTGGGGCGGCGCGGTGCTGATGGCGGGCGAGCACGCGCCGCAGGGCCGCCGCACCTTCTTCGCGTCGTTCGCGCAGCTCGGCAGCCCGGCCGGGCTGATCCTGTCGCTGGTCGCGTTTCGCGCGGTCACGTCGATGGACAAGGCCGATTTCCTCGCATGGGGCTGGCGCCTGCCGTTTCTCGCGAGCTCGGTGCTGCTCGTCGTCGGCATCCTGATCCGGCTCGGCGTGAACGAGTCGCCGGAATTCGCGCGCGTGAAGGAAGCGAACCGCACCGTGAAGCTGCCGGTGGCCGAAGTGCTGCGCTCCGCGTCGGGGCTCGTGCTGCTCTGCATCGGCGCGAACACGATCGGGATCGCGGGCGTCTATTTCACCAACACGTTCATGATCGCGTACACCACGCAGTACGTCGGCGTGTCGCGTTCGCTGATCCTCGACAGCCTGTTCGCGGTCGCGATCATCCAGTTCATCGCCCAGCCGCTCGCCGCGTGGATCGCCGAGCGTATCGGCGGCGCGCGTTTCCTGAAGATCGCCGCGCTGCTCGCGATGCTGTCGCCGTACCCGATGTTCATGCTCGTGCAGGGTGGCACGTCCGGGTCGCTCGTCGCCGGCATCGCGCTCGCGGTCGTGTGCATGGCCGGCTTCTACTCGGTGATCGCCGGCTTCGTGAGCGGCGTGTTTCCCGCGCACGTGCGCTATTCGGCGATCTCGCTCGCTTATCAGGTGTGCGGCGCGATCGCGGGCGGCCTGACGCCGCTCGTCGGCACCTGGCTCGCGCATCGCTTCGCGGGCCAGTGGTGGCCGCTCGCGGTGTTCTACACGTGTCTCGCCGGCATCTCGCTGCTTTGCATCGTCGCGCTCGACGCGCGACGCGCGGGCCGGCCGGCCGCGGCCGAAGCGCTCGGCTCGCACTGA
- a CDS encoding 3-methyl-2-oxobutanoate dehydrogenase (2-methylpropanoyl-transferring) subunit alpha — protein MSLSEPLRLHVPEPTGRPGCKTDFSYLHLSPAGAVRRPPIDVAPADTAHLARSLVRVLDDHGAALGPWAPDLDDARLIAGMRAMLKTRIFDARMMIAQRQKKISFYMVSLGEEAIGAAHAMALRHGDMCFPTYRQQSILIARDVPLERMICQLMSNEGDPLKGRQLPVMYSDREAGFFSISGNLATQFIQAVGWAMASAIKGDTKIASAWIGDGATAEADFHTALTFAHVYRAPVVLNVVNNQWAISTFQAIAGGEGTTFAGRGVGCGIASLRVDGNDFLAIYAASTWAAERARRNLGPTLIEWVTYRAGAHSTSDDPTKYRPADDWAHFPLGDPIARFKQHLIAKGIWSDSAHDALTAELEAEVIAAQKEAEQFGTLVDDRIPSPASMFDDVYKELPAHLRRQRQELGA, from the coding sequence ATGAGCCTGTCAGAGCCATTGCGTCTGCATGTGCCGGAGCCCACCGGGCGTCCGGGCTGCAAGACGGATTTTTCCTATCTGCATCTATCGCCGGCCGGCGCGGTTCGCCGCCCGCCGATCGACGTTGCCCCCGCGGACACCGCCCATCTCGCCCGCAGCCTCGTGCGCGTGCTCGACGACCACGGCGCAGCGCTCGGCCCATGGGCGCCGGACCTCGACGATGCGCGCCTGATCGCCGGGATGCGCGCGATGCTGAAAACCCGCATCTTCGACGCGCGCATGATGATCGCGCAGCGTCAAAAGAAAATCTCCTTCTACATGGTGAGCCTCGGCGAAGAGGCGATCGGCGCCGCGCACGCGATGGCGCTGCGTCACGGCGACATGTGCTTCCCGACCTATCGCCAGCAAAGCATCCTGATCGCGCGCGACGTGCCGCTCGAACGGATGATCTGTCAGCTGATGTCGAACGAAGGCGACCCGCTGAAGGGGCGCCAGCTCCCGGTGATGTACTCGGACCGCGAAGCCGGCTTCTTCTCGATCTCCGGCAATCTCGCGACGCAGTTCATCCAGGCGGTCGGCTGGGCGATGGCGTCGGCGATCAAGGGCGACACGAAGATCGCGTCCGCATGGATCGGCGACGGCGCGACCGCGGAAGCCGACTTCCACACCGCGCTGACGTTCGCGCACGTGTATCGCGCGCCGGTCGTGCTCAACGTGGTCAACAACCAGTGGGCGATCTCGACGTTCCAGGCGATCGCGGGCGGCGAGGGCACCACCTTCGCCGGGCGCGGCGTCGGCTGCGGCATCGCTTCGCTGCGGGTCGACGGCAACGACTTCCTCGCGATCTACGCGGCGTCGACCTGGGCCGCCGAACGCGCGCGCCGCAATCTCGGCCCGACGCTGATCGAATGGGTCACCTACCGCGCGGGCGCGCATTCGACGTCGGACGATCCGACGAAATACCGGCCGGCCGACGACTGGGCCCATTTCCCGCTCGGCGATCCGATCGCGCGCTTCAAGCAGCATCTGATCGCGAAAGGCATCTGGTCGGACAGCGCGCACGACGCGCTCACGGCCGAGCTGGAAGCCGAAGTGATCGCCGCGCAGAAGGAAGCGGAGCAGTTCGGCACGCTGGTCGACGACCGGATTCCGTCGCCGGCCTCGATGTTCGACGACGTGTACAAGGAGCTGCCCGCGCACCTGCGCCGTCAGCGCCAGGAACTGGGAGCGTGA